ACCCCGCCAGCCCAGCTGCAAGGTTTCCGACGCGCCCAGACCCGGCGCCCCTTGCCGCTGCTCCGCGGAAAACTTGTTTTACTCGGCCACAGGAGGCTCGGGAACCACTGCACCCTCAACGGGAGCTTCGGTCGCCACAGCTTCTGCCTGCTTTTCCGGCTCAGGTGCGGCAACCGCCTCTGCGGAAGCCACCTTGGCCGGAGCCGCAGCGCCGCCAAATTTCTCGCCCTTGACCGCTTCGTTGACCACAACGGCCAGGTCGCGACCGGTCGCATTGAGCACGGTAACCAGACGCTGCGCCGGAGCGTTGATAAGGAAGAGGAGCTTCGCGTAAATTTCTTCCTTCGGCGGCATCGAGGCGAGCGCCTTGACTTCCTCGACGTTGATCAGCTTGCCGTCAACGATGCCCAGCTTGAAGGTGAACTCGGCGTTGTCAGAGA
This portion of the Acidicapsa acidisoli genome encodes:
- the rplJ gene encoding 50S ribosomal protein L10, yielding MALTRAKKTQKVQVLAKELETSTTAIIGTFAKMTVAQDFELRKVVRGAGGKYRVLKNKLAAKASEGTKVEQALKGLKGVSAAAFTSGDPVELAKVFSKWVSDNAEFTFKLGIVDGKLINVEEVKALASMPPKEEIYAKLLFLINAPAQRLVTVLNATGRDLAVVVNEAVKGEKFGGAAAPAKVASAEAVAAPEPEKQAEAVATEAPVEGAVVPEPPVAE